One region of Triticum aestivum cultivar Chinese Spring chromosome 6B, IWGSC CS RefSeq v2.1, whole genome shotgun sequence genomic DNA includes:
- the LOC123134744 gene encoding cytochrome P450 81Q32-like: MDMSLEAQEFKQVVDEIIPLIGAANVWDYLPVMRWLDVSGVRSRILATVSRRDAFLHRLIDAERRRMDEGGAGDEGEKKSMIAVLLTLQKTEPELYTDQMIIALCAVSHFSTWLLLTYPSTSTVSFFIKDIGNLASSVDSGHQIATTRPDADDVPRLSYLQCIINETLRLYPAAPPLLPHESSADCKVGGYDVRSGTMLIVNAYALHMDPAVWEDPTAFRPERFEDGKGDGLLLMPFGMGRRRCPGEALALQTVGVVLGTLVQCFDWDRVDGVEVDMTEGVGITMPKAVALEAVCRPRAAMRDVLQKL; this comes from the exons ATGGACATGTCCCTGGAGGCGCAGGAGTTCAAGCAGGTGGTGGACGAGATCATCCCGCTCATCGGCGCGGCCAACGTGTGGGACTACCTGCCGGTGATGCGGTGGCTCGACGTGTCCGGCGTGAGGAGCAGGATCCTGGCCACGGTGAGCAGGAGGGACGCCTTCCTCCACCGGCTCATCGACGCCGAGCGGCGGAGGATGGacgagggcggcgccggcgacgagggcgagAAGAAGAGCATGATCGCCGTGCTCCTCACTCTGCAGAAGACGGAGCCGGAGCTGTACACTGATCAGATGATCATCGCTCTGTGTGCGGTAAGTCACTTTTCCACTTGGTTGCTTCTCACATACCCGAGTACTTCAACTGTCAGTTTCTTCATTAAGGACATTGGCAATTTGGCATCATCAGTAGATAGTGGTCATCAGATAGCAACAACTCGACCTGA CGCCGACGACGTGCCCCGCCTCAGCTACCTCCAGTGCATCATCAACGAGACGCTACGCCTGTACCCGGcggcgccgccgctgctgccgcacgAGTCCTCCGCCGACTGCAAGGTCGGCGGCTACGACGTGCGGAGCGGCACCATGCTGATCGTGAACGCGTACGCCCTCCACATGGACCCGGCTGTGTGGGAGGACCCGACGGCGTTCCGCCCGGAGCGGTTCGAGGACGGCAAGGGCGACGGGCTGCTGCTGATGCCGTTCGGGATGGGGCGGCGGAGGTGCCCCGGCGAGGCGCTGGCGCTGCAGACGGTCGGGGTGGTTCTCGGGACGTTGGTGCAGTGTTTCGACTGGGACCGGGTAGACGGCGTGGAGGTGGACATGACGGAGGGGGTGGGGATCACCATGCCCAAGGCCGTGGCTTTGGAGGCCGTGTGTAGGCCGCGCGCGGCCATGCGCGATGTTCTTCAGAAGCTCTGA